In Aedes albopictus strain Foshan chromosome 3, AalbF5, whole genome shotgun sequence, the genomic window CGCTTTCCAGCAACGACCCGACAAAGCAACTCCAACACAACAGCGCAGACTCAGCTACATCAGTGAGTACTGTACCGACATTCGGCATGTATCGGGCGAAGCAAATAAAGTCGCCGACATGCTGAGTCGTATCAACACCATTACCACCACCGAGGCAATCGACTACGACCGAATGGCTGAGTTGCAGAAGACCGATCCCgagctgcagaaatttttggagagccCACCAACCAACACAACCGTCAAGCTGAAGCGACTGAAATCACCTCTAGCCTCCACACCGATATACTGCGACATCTCTACAGAAGCCATCCGTCCATTCGTCCCACACGAATTTCGGCGGAGAATCATGGAGAAGCTGCATAGTGTATCCCATCCCGGAGTTCGTGCCACTACTCGACTCGTCTCTGAGAGATTCATCTGGCCTTCTCTTCGTCGCGACTGCAAACAGTTCGTTACATACTGTGTTCCTTGCCAGAAATCCAAAATACAGCGACACAACAAGACTCCGATAGCAAGGATCTCAATCCCGAACGACCGATTTGCGCACATCCACATGGATCTCATCGGCCCGCTTCCACCGTCCGAAGGTAATATGTATTGTCTCACCATCATCGACAAATTCAACCGATGGCCTGAGATTTTTCCACTACCTAACATGACAGCGCACACCGTCGCACGTGCCTTCGTCAGCGGCTGGATCTCCCGATTCGGTGTTCCAACAAACGTAACTACGGACTGTGGGAGACAATTTGAATCCGAGTTGTTCCGCACACTGACACGGATGCTCGGAATCACACACCTGCGCACTACTCCATATCACCCGCAGGCAAATGGGCAGATCGAGCGCACACATCGTCAACTGAAAGCAGCTATAATGTGCCATCAGAACTCTCGTTACACCGAAGTTCTACCCATCGTGCTCCTCGGAATCCGATCATCGCTgaaggaagacctgcaagcaaCGGCTGCCGAGCTTACCTACGGCACTTCACTTCGACTGCCTGGTGAGTTTTTCATCTCTGGTGAGAGCAACAAGCCGACACCAGAATTCGTCGCCGACCTGAAGACCACGATGTCGAAGCTGAGACCCGCACCTACGAGCAACCACTCAAGAGAATCTGTCTTCGTCCAAAAGCAGCTATCTACCTGCAGCCACGTTTTCGTGAAGGTAGGAGCAATCAAACCTCCGCTCACTCAGCCGTACGATGGGCCATATCGTGTGGTTCGTCGGAAGAAAAAGCTCTTCATTGTGGACGTGAACGGCAAACACACTGCCGTTTCCATCGACCGTTTAAAAGCAGCGTTTATACAGATGGACGAACGATGCGCCGAAGCCGAAGCAACAGCACCAGAGCAGAGTACCTATAAAACACGCTCTGGACGTCGCGTGAAAATCCCTCGCCAATATTGGTAAATCTATGGGGGGAGTAGTGTGGCGTTTCCGACACATTAGCCTGTTGTACCATATCTACacaaatcattatgaattattgtaTAACACTCAACACTATGAACACTGTTACGTAACCACAACACATATGCATATTTCACTTGAACTCCAGAAATTGTAAATATAGTTTTAGTTTATGATAGACCACCAAACGCTATAGTTCAACTATCATCCGAAAGAACGTCTTTCATCCGATCCGAAATTGTAGGTACCATTGACCCTACACTTCTTTCCATTTACTTCCTTTCTCTTCTCTACAACTTGCGCAATTTCCCGAGAAACGAGTTGAAAAAGCcgtatgacagattatgcacgaatacggattcccggataaactgatacgattgatcaaggcgacgatggatcgagtgatgtgcgtagttcgagtatcagggacattctcgagtcccttcgaatctagcagagggttacggcatggtggtggtctttcgtgcttgctgttcaacattgtgttagaaggtgtaataaggagagcggggataaacacgagtgggacgattttcacgaagtccgttcagttttTTGGATTCGCTGAAGATATTGATATtaaagctcgtaaatttgagacgatagaggaaacgtacatccgactaaagagtgaagccaggcgaatcggattagtcattaaggtatcgaagacaaagcacatgatggcaaagggctccagggaggaatcaccgcgcccgccaccccgaatttatatcgacggtgatgaaatcgaggcggttgaagaattcgtgtacttgggctcactggtgaccgccgacaacgacaccagcagagaaattcagaggcgcattcattgtggcaggaaattgtgcttacttcggactccgcagaactctacgatcgaataaagttcgccgtaactcgaagttaactatctacaaaacgctgattagaccgatagtcctctatgggcacgaagcatggaccctacgtgtagaggaccaacgcggccttggagttttcgaacggaagctgttgcgtaccatctacggcggagtgcagatggaagacgggacttggagaaggcaaatgaaccacgagctgcatcagctgctgagagaaccaaccaaccgcgaaaatcgggaggctatggtgggcgggtcacgtcatcaggatgtcggatagcaacccgactgaaatTGTTCTCGGgagtcatccgaccagtacaagaagacgtggagcgcagcgagctaagtgggtcgaccaagtggaggacgatctgcggaccctatgcagagtgcggaactggagacaaacagccatggaccgagtggaatggacacTGCTACTATgtacgtacagcagaggccaccccggccttagcctgatcggtaaggtaaggtataatcaagggctgcaaaacggtaagtcgataaggagagcgtccaacatagcctttttgaccgatacatcattttaAGGGGAGACCCTAAACCTTTGGTCAATGACATCAAGCGTTATTTTACTTTTTCTAGACTTTTTAGCGAAGTTcgtcacctaaatcatgttcacaGTTATTTTGTCTtaatatcttttgaatgagacctagggttaaaaatgacatgtttttgaggggctaACCCTTAACTTTTGATCAGGAGTGCATGTTTGTTGATCTTCGGCAACAAAACGTAGGTAGTGAAAAGTGCCGAATGTTTACAACAGTACTTCCCAagctgtgcgccgcggcgccctggggCGCCATAACCATTTCTCAGGTGCGCTGCAGGTTGTTGAGCTAAAACACAAAGAAGAACTCTTTATTGTCGCGATTTTTGGCCCAAGGCATATTCATGTCCTCGTCATGACAAAATACGAAAAAATACTAGTTTCCACCACTGTATTACGGTTTCATTTTTGTGCGTTTACAAATAAAGAACTGGTCCATCAATCAACATCGTCTGGATCAAATAATACATCCGAATCTCCCTTGAACAAAATAAGAGACTTTGCGTCCGCATGTGCAACAGTGCCCtacaagatttctccaagaataaatttgaggattcctccagggatttatttgtggattcctctaggaattgtttcgatggttccttcaggaattccttctggaatttctccagaaattctctcgaggtttcctccaggaattcctttgaggattccttcagaaattctctcatggattcctccaggagccatCCCTGAGTGTATTCCTAGGCAATTCTCTGAtaaaacttctcaagaaattaccgATCCAATTCCTTAAGTaaccactgcagaaatttcttgagttatccctgagggaattctgtGAGGATGCTATGAGGTAATTTCTTAAGgatcccctgaaggaactctttgggggttttctgaggaaattccttgcggaatccttgAGCTAATTTCTTGAGTAAACTTTGTGCGAATGGCTTGAGGATTCTCtatggacattttttgaaggattcctggtgaaatttataGAGGATTCTTTGTGTAAACAAAATACTAAACAATctatttttaatcttttttttgtcaaattctaTGAATTTCCAAGCAACTTTGCTTTAAAAAGCTATAATCTAATTTTTGGGTTATGTTGGGGTATCGAAGGTTCCTTTACGAtttgtatttgaaattttgaactaaaagtcttaaaatcatcaaaattcgttgcagtaaaatttttgaaaatttcaaaaggagccACGATAGCATGAAGTTTGGAAACCTCTGGTTTACAAGATTGGTCACAATTTTTACCTAAAATGGATTTAGTTTTTACCTAAATTGgtttgaagattgcaaagaagtttaaccctcgagcgatcgcgctgttgtattttgtacaacacgttgaaaaaatctcgctttttgtactcagcatcagtgtggtgctgacgcaggtagtcaaccgcgcgagttacggaaggttaagaatgGCGAGTAAAGCactgtccagttagaatccggacgcaagtTATTATAACTTGggggtaaaaattctatttaggcagtcccgactcattacctaaatggagatttGGGTGTATTCCActtccgacatactcacaaaatttgagctcttccttcggaaggaagtaGAGCTGTGAGTCTCGAGAAGAAGTAGCCTCGGGctgaataaagataataaaaactgTCAAAGAATATTCAGTTGAAAAGAGGCAGGAAAAATtctagtggggacgtagagccagaaagaagaaaagGACGAATTCGGAAACATGGAGATGTAATATGTGTTCACCATGTTGGGAGCGTTCAGCCTttagaggaataactcaaaaacggatgaaAGCttgagaatccgtttttgagttattcctccaaagactgaccGCCATAACCTCTCAACATTatcatcaacagtcgaaattcgaacaGCGTATTCACCACTCTTGCTCGTGAGCGAAGCATCTCATAGTTACAATCTTATCAAAATTCTAATTAACGATACCTTTAAAGGTTGTTCTTAGGTAACGTCCATCACGTTTTTTCCCTTTTGCCGATGAGCATAAGGACTTGACCAAGCATTGAATGTGTTATCTTTGGCCGTGACTCGGCCCGATTTCTACCCGGTATATTGAGAATAGTCCTTCAAATTCTCCCACAAAAGTCATTCATTTCAGCATGTGTGCGGTtttgaaaacttctgaaaattcGTTAAAAAATAAGAATGAGGAAGTAAGACTCACTCATTGTAGAATTgtgggcagtttttttttctctccaccAACGATGAAAGtaataaaagaaagagagtgtAGGTATAATTTTGCTAAGAGTGCTCTCCTTGATTGGTGAGCTGACTACTCCTCTTGTATAAAACCGAGGGCGAGGGGAAAGTATCGTTGAAGATTTGCTTGATTCTTTACCCGAGTAAACTGTGTTCAGTTTTATGTTCACAAACTTTAAAGTTCTACGAGTTAAAGTACCTACCTACCTTCAATGTGTTTGTTTCACAGATAAATTCATTGGTGAATTGTACCAAAAATGCTCTCTGTCAGATCAGGGCCGCATAAATAAAAAGGATACGAAAAACGAATCTGACGACATTTGCCCTTCAGTGATAAAGTTGACGTGACTGGTAGTGCTTGATTAGACGAGAATTTGCGAAAATTATGTGTTGCCGTACCAGTGACATATATAAATGAGCAGAATACATCTAGGTAAGTATAAAATAATGCTAATTTGTAAGATAAGTATATCATTCAATTAATTTCGTAATTTAACAGATATAAGTTGTGACGAGTGCGGGTGGAATAACTTTTCCGGAATCCGCTATGCTTGTCTGGTATGCGAACAATACGATTTGTGTGAGATGTGCTACTGTCAGCGCTGCAGCGGACAACAGCATGTAGCTTACCACCCGATGCAGGCGATCTTCCCGAAGTATCCCCTTTTCCAAGATGATCGCGAAGTCGCCAAAGATGATCTTCGGCTTTGCTGCCCTTACTGCGGCGAGAAAGATCTGCGTGTGCACGAAATGTTCCAACACTGTCAACGGTTCCACAGCTCAGATACCATTCCGGTTCGATGTCCGATCTGCTTGATGGATGAGGATAGAAACCGGAATTTGCTGCAGACTTCATTGTTGGAACATATGCTGACACGGCACAAGGAATACGAGCATCATGCCCAGGACTGTACGATCTGCATGGAACCGATGGTAACGACGAGCAATATTGAAAAGTTGCAGTGTGGCCACCCGTTTCATTCCGGCTGCATTTCGAATTGGCTGCAGAACAATGATAATTGCCCATTGTGTAGGGCGCCTGTTCGTAACCGTGGAAAATTTATTGATGACGACGAGTTTTTACCGATGTAAAGTGTTATCCACCAGTGAAAATATAAAAACAGTGCCACCTTTTATACGAAATAGTTTTGGGTTTCAAATCTTTATTTCTAGCGATTGAATTGCGGATGAATTTTGGCTGTAGGCTTAAAATAGCGCAATTTTTACTAGtattataaatcatcatccatacaAATGGTGATATAGACTTTTAAGAATCAAATGAGTACAACGACACtgcttttataaaaaaatctggaaagtcTCAATAGACATTTGTATGGATGATGGCTCATGGTAAAAGTTCTAAGCTATTTTATAGTTTTAGCCAGAATATCATACAAATCGAAGCGCTAGAAACAGAGATTTTGAGCACTTAACATGACTACATATTTGGTATGGATTTCGGCATTGTCTTTATACTAGTTTCCACCACTGTATGACGATTTCATTTCTGTGCTTTTACAAATAAAGAACTACTGGTCCATCAATCAACATCGTCTGGGTCAAATAATTAATACATCCGAATTCTCCCTTGAACAAAACAAGAGGCTTTGCGTCCGCATGTGCAACATGTGCCCTacacaggaaatccttcaaagatttctccagggatttatttgtGGATTCATCTATGAATTGTTTCGattgttccttcaagaatttattacttcgagaatttctccagaaaatctttcgaggtttcctccaggaattccattgaggattcctccaggaatttctttgaggattccttcagaaattccctcatggATTCGTCCAGGAGCCATCCCTGAGGATTCTTTGCGAATTAgctgaggaaatttcttaagaaatttacgATCTAATTCTTTAAGTAACCACTGCGGAAATTTCTTGAgttatccctgagagaattctgtgaGGATGCTCTGAGGTAATTTCTTGAGGTATCCCTCTCAGGTAATTCCTTAAGTAATCTGTACGGAAATTTCTTAAGGCTCAAAttagaatcgcatattatccgaaactgaaaaatcacttttctccagaatgacaaaaaagtgaacaaaaccattGTGTCCGAttctcataattgactaaataaacaatcggacattcttattttctttgatttgttgatcattttggaaaaaagtgcttttttagttctgggaTATTTGCCATTCTCAATGGAGCCTTAATGAATCCCCGCGGAAAATTCTTGAGGATCCCTGCCGAAATTTCGTGAGTAATCCGTAAGGGAATTCCTTGAGCAttctctgagaaaatttcttgaggatcctctgaaggaactctttgaggattttccgaggaaattccatgcggaatccctgaGCAAAATTCTTGAGCAAACTTTGTGCGAATTCCTTCTCTCAaggattctctagggatttttttagagattcttttctGATGTAATATCTTGAGAATTCTTTGTGTAAATGTTTCGAgtcatccctgagggaattccttgagatttcTGTGAGGAAATTTCTCTGGGCACTGATTcggaaatttccaggggaatatttggatgaattctcggaagaatctctggaagaactcctgcaggaatttccagaggaatttttggataaatccccggagaaacttctcaagaagtttctggagcaatttctgtatgaattcccgAAAGGATATgtgaaaggatttcttgaagaaccctgagaaaaaaaaatttggatgaTTTGCaggataaatttcttgaggaattcgcggAAGAATCTCCCgatacattcccggaggaatttcatagtgaattccaagaggaatttctggatggattcctttataaattttttgaagaattcacaGAGGACTTTCTATAGGATTTTGTTTAAAGAATATCCGGacttatttccggaggaatttctgaaaaatttcacgaggaatttctgcaaagttccgagagaaatttggaagaatttcggaggaattcacggagaaatttcgcaagaatttcggaggaattctcaaaggaatttcttcagagattcccggaggaacttctggagaaattccttgagtagtTTTTACAAGAATAAACggtgaaatttctcgagaaattcccgtaggaatttctggtggaattcccggaaaaaaattgtggaggaattattgaaggaatttattcttttttatctgtattaacgagattcttGACCCTAGGCTaaatagttcatctcgggacccacacttacatttcttctggaatccgtCCAAAAATGGTTGTAGgattacagtatgacccataaaaaaatgcgacattccatttttttgcagtatttgatgatttttaatgaaataatcccaatgaattaaacttttttggattaggatacaataaggaggtcattgtcatacaggatctctaaaatttttgccaaaatattcattggttacgtatatgggataccttataattgttaacaatttctaaataaaatcaagttttcctataattttcatagcaaaatgaactaagataaaaacttttaaacacatggaaaccatgaagaaatatgtactctttaatacgcccatgtttgaaaaatattttaaaaataatttcaaatgtttaggaaacaaaaaataaaaaaaaggtgctacatattaaaatcgtatttaagataaattaataaaaaacttaacactgttagaacatttttcaaaacatttttttgtcgatgaaggcatatatacctgcctttatgataggtacaaatactatgtacttaaaaacaatttcatgcttaaaacataatattttctaaaaattatcatttgtcaaataattaaattttcacaaaatggcttttaatttataagttaatattttttatgcaattcagtatcataatttatattttatataactcattttgatatcataatagccaatttttccgaactggttcattatgcaactgaaatgagttgcataatgaaaaatagttgcataatgttcataatgcaactcatttgagttgcattatgaacattatgcaactcaaatgggttgcattatgaaaaaaaaattgcataaaacgttgtatggaactcgttgcaaaactcgattttttcagcactcttcgtatttatccaactcggcaagcctcgttggataaatgtacgactcgtgctgaaaaaatcaactttttgcaactcgttacataaataactatttcgtgcttgtccgacgaaccaaccaactcctgaagaccttatccagccataaaagtactattttgaaaataaaatttgattgaatgtgattgaaagcaattgaaagaaaattatatccttaaaaaacggcctctggcgcgtggacgatttcgacatccatatgttcaacgttatatttccgaaggtatttgcatggaatcagtctatgttcctttgccattataagattagtggctctactatactatccaatagatacaggcgaggttaatcagttcgaagtaggggaacgatgactttgaaaactgtcgcatttttttatgggtcatactgtacatctagaagaatttctagatggtTATTTCATAAAACTAGCTAAGAAGTATTTTGTAGGGTTTTTTTGGAAGATTCCTCTAGGTAATCTTGTACGATTTAGGTTGGGTATCTATAGCGAACGGAAACTAAGTAGAATCGTACAAGTTTATCTGAGTAGCTTTTGAATTTTCTTTGAGTTTCCAAGatgttttgcttgaaatcctccagtagtttctattgaaattcccTCAGAAGCTTAATCgagaatacctccaagagtttattctgagaatcctccaggaatttcttatttGATTCTTGTAAGAGTTCTAGAGAGAGCCTGAACATTTTAGACACCACATCTACCCCAAGCAGAAGGAAATAGCTACTGAAAAGATTGAAGTGCCATCTTTATAATAGCTTCCTACTGTAACCTTTAATAGTTTGTAATATATCGATCGCATTCTAGGAATATCTCGTCATTAGCATTAAGTAAGCAGTACCCAAGCAGACAAGAATATCGACAACCTAATAAAATGTTTCAATGATATATCAT contains:
- the LOC109412770 gene encoding E3 ubiquitin-protein ligase Kcmf1-like isoform X1, giving the protein MSRIHLDISCDECGWNNFSGIRYACLVCEQYDLCEMCYCQRCSGQQHVAYHPMQAIFPKYPLFQDDREVAKDDLRLCCPYCGEKDLRVHEMFQHCQRFHSSDTIPVRCPICLMDEDRNRNLLQTSLLEHMLTRHKEYEHHAQDCTICMEPMVTTSNIEKLQCGHPFHSGCISNWLQNNDNCPLCRAPVRNRGKFIDDDEFLPM